One region of Polynucleobacter paneuropaeus genomic DNA includes:
- a CDS encoding thiol:disulfide interchange protein DsbA/DsbL — MTTLTKRAILFISCLLLAGVVNAQGSTPSGKIEEGFEYRVLPTAQPVETKGKVEVIEFFWYGCPHCYDFEPDLSAWVKSQPKDVAFRRVPVAFRDDFLPHSQLYYALLAMGKADALNDKVFYAIHKENKRLLTENDIADWVASQGVDRNAFLTTYRSFAVISKARAANQLVMQYHIDGVPTIVMQGRYLTSPSIAGSKAKAIEVMTFLEDKIRKDRYK, encoded by the coding sequence ATGACCACACTCACTAAAAGAGCAATCCTTTTTATTTCCTGCCTACTGTTAGCTGGGGTTGTGAACGCTCAGGGTAGTACGCCGAGTGGAAAAATTGAAGAAGGTTTTGAATATCGAGTATTGCCCACAGCTCAGCCAGTGGAAACTAAAGGCAAGGTTGAAGTTATCGAATTCTTTTGGTACGGATGCCCGCACTGTTATGACTTTGAGCCAGATTTAAGCGCATGGGTTAAGAGCCAGCCAAAAGATGTTGCTTTCCGAAGGGTGCCAGTTGCCTTTAGGGATGATTTCTTGCCTCACAGCCAGCTTTACTATGCGCTATTGGCAATGGGTAAAGCGGATGCGCTAAATGACAAAGTGTTCTACGCAATTCATAAAGAAAATAAACGGCTTTTAACTGAAAATGATATTGCGGATTGGGTCGCATCACAGGGGGTGGATCGCAATGCATTTTTAACGACCTACCGTTCATTTGCCGTGATTTCAAAAGCTAGAGCAGCCAACCAATTGGTTATGCAATATCACATTGATGGTGTACCAACGATTGTGATGCAAGGTCGCTACCTTACTTCACCTTCTATTGCTGGCTCTAAAGCGAAGGCGATTGAGGTAATGACTTTCTTGGAAGACAAGATTCGTAAGGACCGCTACAAATGA
- a CDS encoding SPOR domain-containing protein translates to MMKKPTPLPRFTNPEHPEYGGTLIGFVVGLAVGLGVALLIAFYLSKNTPQERPGVRAPNLPLNIKSAPSGEGQDATSQAPLDLNKPLQGKTAAPTSDPIGDLVSGKKTVDPTPAAKPDDIFFLQVGAFNKQADADAQKANLAIQGVQSQLSEITTDGNTVWRVRVGPFNSADDSKASSDKLSKMGIKTTLIKSNKS, encoded by the coding sequence ATGATGAAAAAACCGACCCCATTGCCGCGCTTCACAAATCCAGAGCATCCTGAATATGGCGGAACTCTCATTGGGTTTGTGGTTGGGCTCGCTGTAGGCCTTGGTGTAGCTCTGCTGATTGCGTTTTACTTATCCAAAAATACGCCACAGGAAAGACCTGGTGTGCGGGCTCCCAACTTGCCATTAAATATTAAGTCTGCTCCGAGTGGAGAAGGTCAGGATGCAACTTCCCAAGCCCCGCTAGATTTAAATAAACCATTACAAGGTAAAACGGCCGCACCTACTTCAGATCCGATTGGGGATTTAGTTAGCGGAAAGAAAACAGTAGATCCTACTCCTGCTGCAAAGCCGGATGATATATTTTTCTTGCAAGTCGGTGCATTTAATAAGCAAGCAGATGCTGATGCTCAGAAAGCAAACTTAGCGATTCAGGGAGTGCAATCGCAGCTTAGTGAAATTACAACCGATGGGAATACGGTGTGGCGCGTTCGAGTGGGCCCATTCAATTCGGCCGATGACAGTAAAGCGAGCAGCGATAAGTTAAGCAAAATGGGCATTAAAACCACTCTGATTAAATCAAATAAATCATGA
- the argS gene encoding arginine--tRNA ligase — protein MLLTNKNRLVAMLSAALNSLAQEHGQAEPPAPRLERPKAVDHGDVACNIALQIAKAWQMNPRELAQALVERLKTQAGYGALIDSCEIAGPGFINFRLSNAAKTTVIQEVLTAGEAFGIVSATANSPKAMIEFVSANPTGPLHVGHGRQAALGDALANLLATQGIRVHREFYYNDAGVQIANLALSVQARLDGLKPGDPHWPEQAYNGEYIADIAQAFKGSPADVSSAFAVDRLETIRQFAVAYLRNEQDIDLKIFGVQFDCYYLESSLYTDGSVTQIVQDLNQVGKTYESEGALWLNTTVDGDDKDRVMRKSDGSFTYFVPDVAYHTSKWQRGFEKVINVQGSDHHGTIARVRSGLQGVAQKRGWTIPKTYPDYVLHKMVTVMRNGEEVKISKRAGSYVTVRDLVEWSGGVTDEMNEAERALALQRGRDAVRFFLISRKADTEFVFDIDLALQQNDENPVFYVQYAHARICSILQQWGGQASELMAADLSLLDSKAADHLLRRLAEYPEMLATAATELAPHALAFYLRDLAGDFHTFYNADRVLVDDPALKLARLALLSATRQVLQNGLKLLGVSAPAKM, from the coding sequence ATGTTGCTAACCAATAAAAATCGTCTAGTTGCGATGTTAAGCGCGGCTTTAAATAGCCTGGCCCAAGAACATGGTCAAGCGGAGCCGCCTGCACCACGCCTAGAGCGGCCTAAAGCGGTTGATCATGGTGATGTGGCTTGCAATATTGCATTGCAAATTGCTAAAGCATGGCAAATGAATCCCCGCGAGTTAGCGCAAGCTTTAGTCGAGCGTCTGAAGACACAAGCCGGTTATGGGGCTTTGATTGATTCTTGTGAGATTGCAGGCCCAGGATTTATTAACTTTCGTTTGAGTAATGCGGCTAAGACCACTGTGATTCAAGAGGTGCTGACCGCAGGCGAAGCATTTGGCATAGTGTCGGCAACTGCCAATTCTCCTAAGGCAATGATTGAGTTTGTTTCCGCCAATCCAACCGGTCCTTTACATGTTGGACATGGAAGACAGGCCGCACTAGGTGATGCGCTCGCTAATTTATTGGCAACCCAGGGCATTCGTGTACACCGGGAGTTTTATTACAACGATGCTGGTGTGCAAATCGCTAACCTTGCGTTATCAGTTCAGGCGCGTTTGGATGGTCTCAAGCCGGGCGATCCTCATTGGCCAGAGCAAGCATATAACGGTGAATATATTGCTGATATTGCGCAGGCATTTAAGGGATCGCCAGCGGATGTATCAAGCGCTTTCGCAGTAGATCGCTTGGAGACAATTCGTCAGTTTGCAGTTGCCTATTTGCGCAATGAGCAAGACATCGATCTCAAAATCTTTGGCGTCCAATTTGATTGCTATTACCTAGAATCTTCTTTGTATACCGATGGTAGCGTTACGCAGATTGTGCAAGACTTGAATCAAGTTGGTAAGACCTATGAGTCTGAGGGTGCTCTATGGCTCAATACAACAGTTGATGGAGATGATAAGGATCGGGTAATGCGGAAGTCCGATGGTAGCTTTACTTACTTTGTCCCTGATGTCGCCTATCACACGAGTAAATGGCAACGTGGCTTTGAGAAGGTTATTAATGTCCAGGGCAGCGATCACCACGGCACGATTGCTCGAGTTCGTTCCGGCTTACAAGGCGTGGCACAAAAGCGGGGCTGGACTATTCCTAAAACCTATCCTGACTATGTTTTACACAAGATGGTGACGGTGATGCGTAATGGCGAGGAAGTGAAAATTTCTAAGCGTGCAGGATCTTATGTCACTGTGCGAGATCTGGTTGAGTGGTCTGGTGGTGTAACTGATGAGATGAATGAAGCGGAACGAGCACTTGCTTTGCAGCGCGGCCGGGATGCAGTGCGTTTCTTCTTGATTTCGCGTAAAGCCGATACTGAATTCGTCTTTGATATTGATTTAGCTTTGCAACAAAATGATGAGAACCCTGTTTTTTATGTGCAATATGCGCATGCGCGGATTTGCTCCATCTTGCAGCAGTGGGGTGGTCAGGCTAGCGAACTAATGGCAGCGGATTTAAGCCTGCTAGACAGTAAAGCAGCAGATCATCTTTTAAGGCGTTTAGCTGAATATCCTGAGATGCTAGCAACTGCAGCGACAGAGTTGGCTCCCCACGCCCTTGCTTTTTATCTGAGGGACTTGGCGGGAGATTTTCATACTTTCTATAACGCCGATCGAGTCTTGGTGGATGATCCAGCCTTAAAATTAGCGCGTTTAGCTTTACTTTCTGCTACACGGCAGGTGTTGCAAAATGGCCTCAAATTATTGGGGGTTTCGGCACCCGCTAAGATGTGA
- a CDS encoding DUF1840 domain-containing protein, with protein MIYQFRSKAGPDVIMLSDLTERIFVILGRPLEARGIFTVEHLPGLITALETAILKDLDERKESESSQKGDRLGQRAYPFLELLKESSAKEEPVMWGI; from the coding sequence ATGATCTACCAATTTCGTTCTAAAGCAGGCCCCGACGTGATTATGCTCAGCGATTTGACTGAGCGCATATTTGTAATTCTGGGACGCCCGCTCGAAGCTCGGGGAATCTTTACCGTCGAGCATCTTCCCGGGCTAATCACTGCCCTAGAAACCGCTATTCTCAAAGACCTAGACGAGCGCAAAGAAAGTGAAAGTTCACAAAAAGGAGATCGTCTAGGGCAGCGCGCCTATCCTTTTTTAGAGCTCCTAAAAGAATCCAGCGCCAAAGAAGAGCCGGTGATGTGGGGTATTTAA
- the metH gene encoding methionine synthase has translation MTMKLSGLEAFNLSADLRFVNIGERTNVTGSKAFARMILNNQFDEALTVARQQVENGAQIIDINMDEAMLDSEAAMTRFLNLIASEPDIARVPIMIDSSKWSVIEAGLKCIQGKPIVNSISLKEGEESFRAQAKLIRRYGAATVVMAFDEQGQADTFERKTEICKRCYQILVNEVGFPAEDIIFDPNIFAIATGIEEHDNYAVDFINATCWIKENLPGAKISGGVSNVSFSFRGNERVREAIHTVFLYHAVKAGMDMGIVNAGQLGVYEDLDPELKERVEDVVLNRFKEKDGQTPTERLLAIADEFKGGGIKQVENLVWREDPVRGRLTHALVNGITSFIEEDTEELRAEIMGGGGRPIEVIEGPLMDGMNVVGDLFGAGKMFLPQVVKSARVMKQAVALLVPYIEEEKRQHVAAGGEAKAKGKIVMATVKGDVHDIGKNIVTVVLQCNNFEVANMGVMVPCAQILQKAKDENADIVGLSGLITPSLEEMTYVAQEMQRDAYFREKQIPLMIGGATTSRVHTAVKIAPHYDGPVVYVPDASRSVSVASSLLSDESAKKFIQDLRDDYERIRKQHANRKATPTISLEAARKNRELIDWANYTPEKPKFIGRRVFKNFALGEIAKYIDWTPFFQTWDLAGKFPAILDDEVVGVEARKVFEDAQALLKKLIQGQWLQADAVVAFYPANTIGDDIVLYGDESREHPLFVWHNLRQQSERPIIDGVRRPNRCLADYVAPKDSGVADYLGCFAVTTGHGVEKKVAEFQAKHDDYSAIMLKALADRLAEAFAELMHHRVRTDLWGYATDEILTNDQMIDEEYRGIRPAPGYPACPAHEVKEDLLRVLGSEDIGMSLTESMAMNPASSVSGFYLAHPDSRYFNVGKISEDQLADLAKRRGETIDDVRRQLSSSLD, from the coding sequence ATGACGATGAAGCTCTCTGGTCTTGAGGCCTTCAATCTCTCAGCAGACTTACGCTTTGTCAATATTGGCGAGCGTACCAACGTTACAGGTTCAAAAGCTTTTGCCCGCATGATTTTGAATAATCAATTTGATGAGGCTTTAACAGTTGCTCGACAGCAAGTTGAGAACGGTGCTCAGATCATTGATATCAATATGGATGAAGCGATGTTGGATTCTGAGGCGGCGATGACGCGCTTCCTTAATCTCATTGCTTCAGAACCCGATATTGCTCGTGTTCCCATCATGATCGACTCCTCTAAATGGAGTGTAATTGAGGCGGGCTTGAAATGTATTCAGGGTAAGCCAATCGTCAATTCGATTTCTTTAAAAGAAGGCGAGGAGTCTTTTAGAGCGCAAGCCAAATTGATTCGTCGCTATGGCGCTGCAACTGTAGTTATGGCCTTTGATGAACAAGGTCAAGCAGACACCTTTGAACGCAAGACCGAGATCTGCAAACGTTGCTATCAAATTCTGGTGAATGAAGTTGGCTTTCCAGCAGAAGATATTATTTTTGACCCTAATATTTTTGCGATCGCTACGGGTATTGAAGAGCATGATAACTATGCAGTCGATTTCATTAATGCCACATGTTGGATAAAGGAAAATTTACCCGGAGCCAAGATTAGTGGTGGCGTCTCGAATGTGAGTTTCTCATTTAGAGGTAATGAACGTGTTCGTGAGGCGATCCATACCGTCTTCCTGTATCACGCCGTTAAGGCGGGCATGGACATGGGCATTGTGAATGCGGGCCAGCTGGGGGTTTATGAAGACCTCGATCCCGAGTTGAAAGAACGGGTTGAGGACGTAGTCCTCAATCGCTTTAAAGAAAAAGATGGTCAAACGCCAACAGAAAGATTGTTAGCCATCGCCGATGAATTTAAAGGTGGCGGCATAAAGCAGGTTGAGAATCTAGTTTGGCGAGAAGACCCAGTACGGGGTCGTTTAACGCATGCTTTAGTCAATGGCATTACTAGCTTTATTGAAGAAGATACAGAAGAGCTGCGGGCAGAGATTATGGGCGGTGGTGGTAGGCCGATTGAGGTAATCGAAGGCCCCTTAATGGATGGTATGAATGTCGTAGGCGACTTGTTTGGTGCCGGCAAAATGTTCTTACCCCAAGTGGTGAAGAGCGCGCGTGTGATGAAACAAGCAGTTGCTTTGCTGGTTCCCTACATTGAAGAAGAGAAGCGTCAGCATGTTGCTGCAGGTGGCGAAGCTAAAGCCAAGGGCAAAATTGTGATGGCCACTGTCAAGGGTGATGTACATGATATTGGTAAGAATATTGTGACTGTAGTTTTGCAATGTAATAACTTTGAAGTAGCCAATATGGGCGTGATGGTGCCCTGCGCACAAATTTTGCAGAAGGCTAAAGATGAGAATGCAGACATCGTAGGCTTATCAGGCTTAATCACGCCATCTTTAGAAGAGATGACCTATGTCGCTCAAGAGATGCAGCGCGATGCGTATTTCCGGGAGAAGCAGATTCCGCTGATGATTGGCGGGGCCACAACTTCACGCGTACATACTGCGGTCAAGATTGCCCCTCACTATGACGGCCCAGTGGTCTACGTTCCTGATGCATCGCGCTCGGTCTCCGTTGCATCGAGTTTGTTATCAGACGAGAGTGCGAAGAAGTTTATTCAAGATTTACGAGACGACTATGAGCGTATTCGTAAGCAGCACGCGAATCGAAAGGCTACCCCAACAATTTCACTTGAAGCGGCCCGTAAAAATCGTGAGCTGATTGATTGGGCAAACTACACACCTGAGAAGCCCAAATTCATTGGGCGTAGAGTCTTCAAGAACTTTGCTCTTGGTGAGATTGCTAAATATATCGATTGGACCCCATTCTTTCAAACCTGGGACCTAGCGGGTAAATTCCCTGCGATTTTGGATGATGAGGTAGTAGGCGTTGAGGCCCGCAAAGTATTTGAAGATGCCCAAGCCTTATTGAAAAAACTCATTCAGGGTCAGTGGTTACAAGCTGATGCTGTAGTGGCGTTTTATCCAGCCAACACCATTGGTGACGATATTGTTTTGTATGGCGATGAGTCGCGCGAGCATCCTTTGTTTGTTTGGCATAACCTACGTCAACAATCTGAGCGCCCGATTATCGATGGAGTGCGCCGACCCAATCGCTGCCTTGCAGATTACGTAGCTCCTAAAGATTCTGGCGTTGCCGATTATCTTGGGTGCTTTGCTGTCACTACTGGTCACGGCGTTGAAAAGAAAGTAGCTGAATTTCAGGCTAAGCATGATGACTACAGTGCGATTATGTTGAAGGCTTTGGCTGATCGATTAGCTGAAGCTTTTGCAGAGTTAATGCATCACCGGGTACGTACAGATTTATGGGGCTATGCCACCGATGAGATTTTGACTAATGATCAAATGATTGATGAGGAGTATCGCGGTATTCGTCCAGCCCCAGGTTATCCTGCTTGTCCTGCACATGAAGTAAAAGAAGACTTATTACGCGTTTTGGGTTCTGAGGATATTGGAATGAGCTTGACTGAGTCTATGGCTATGAATCCGGCTTCGAGTGTGAGCGGTTTTTATCTTGCCCATCCCGATTCTCGTTACTTCAATGTAGGCAAGATTTCTGAAGATCAGTTGGCCGACCTAGCTAAACGGCGGGGCGAAACAATCGACGATGTTCGCCGTCAATTATCTAGTTCGCTTGATTGA
- a CDS encoding homocysteine S-methyltransferase family protein translates to MQSKAHFPSYTRGQRLPELLKQRILILDGAMGTMIQQYKLSEADYRGLPGNTRFEKHPGDLKGNNELLVLTQPQIIQKIHEEYLEAGADIIETNTFGATSVAQEDYKMPDLAREMNEVSAKLARLACDKYSTVDKPRFVAGAIGPTPKTASISPDVNDPGARNVSFDTLRASYREQIEGLFAGGVDLFLVETIFDTLNAKAALFALDEFFEETGECLPVMISGTVTDASGRILSGQTVEAFWNSLRHIQPLTFGLNCALGAALMRPYIAELAKICNTAVSCYPNAGLPNPMSDTGFDETPDITSSLVDGFAKDGLVNLVGGCCGTTPEHIRAIAQAVSKRKPRAFYREAVEVDE, encoded by the coding sequence ATGCAATCTAAAGCTCATTTTCCATCTTATACGCGAGGTCAGAGGCTACCTGAGCTATTGAAGCAGCGCATTCTGATTCTGGATGGGGCAATGGGCACCATGATCCAACAGTACAAGTTATCTGAGGCAGATTATCGGGGTCTACCCGGTAATACCCGCTTCGAGAAGCATCCGGGCGACCTCAAGGGAAATAATGAATTGTTGGTCCTCACTCAGCCCCAGATTATTCAGAAGATTCATGAGGAGTATTTAGAGGCCGGCGCCGATATTATTGAGACCAATACTTTTGGCGCAACTTCAGTGGCGCAAGAAGATTACAAAATGCCAGACTTGGCTCGTGAGATGAATGAAGTCTCAGCCAAATTAGCGCGCTTAGCCTGTGACAAATACAGCACAGTAGATAAGCCCCGTTTTGTTGCGGGCGCGATTGGACCTACGCCGAAGACAGCGAGTATTTCTCCAGACGTAAATGATCCAGGCGCTCGTAATGTGAGCTTTGATACCTTACGCGCTTCTTACCGCGAACAGATAGAGGGATTATTTGCTGGTGGCGTGGACTTGTTCTTAGTCGAAACAATTTTTGATACCTTAAATGCAAAAGCAGCCTTGTTTGCTTTAGATGAATTTTTTGAAGAAACCGGCGAGTGTTTGCCAGTCATGATCTCGGGCACGGTAACAGATGCTTCAGGCCGAATTCTTTCAGGACAGACTGTTGAGGCTTTCTGGAATAGCCTGCGCCATATTCAACCTTTGACCTTTGGTTTGAATTGCGCTTTAGGCGCTGCTTTAATGCGACCTTATATTGCAGAGCTTGCAAAAATCTGTAATACCGCAGTCTCTTGCTATCCCAATGCAGGCTTGCCTAACCCGATGAGCGATACCGGCTTTGATGAAACGCCGGACATCACTTCGAGTTTGGTGGATGGCTTTGCTAAAGATGGATTGGTTAACCTTGTAGGCGGATGCTGTGGCACTACCCCCGAACATATTCGGGCAATTGCTCAAGCAGTTTCCAAAAGAAAGCCTAGGGCGTTTTATCGCGAAGCTGTTGAGGTGGATGAATGA
- a CDS encoding PhaM family polyhydroxyalkanoate granule multifunctional regulatory protein, which yields MFGTIPEFNQSLEMFKTMWGQNPAGQMPGQFPFTADSSKAGNGFSGAFPGLDVDELEKRIKDLKSVENWLNLNLNILKSTIQGLEVQHATMMALKSFGDAVSASANDLSQKSTAPKAATKPRKTAKPRRRKAGDATFLDAVGNSDEQ from the coding sequence ATGTTCGGAACTATCCCTGAATTTAATCAAAGCCTTGAAATGTTTAAAACCATGTGGGGCCAAAATCCTGCTGGTCAGATGCCAGGGCAATTTCCCTTTACTGCCGATTCCAGCAAGGCTGGCAACGGTTTTTCTGGAGCCTTTCCGGGTCTAGATGTAGATGAACTAGAAAAGCGGATCAAGGACTTAAAGAGCGTCGAAAACTGGCTTAATCTCAACCTCAATATCTTGAAATCAACCATTCAGGGACTTGAAGTCCAACATGCGACCATGATGGCCTTGAAGTCTTTTGGGGATGCTGTTTCAGCCTCAGCAAATGATCTCAGCCAAAAGAGCACTGCGCCTAAGGCGGCGACTAAACCACGGAAAACCGCAAAACCCCGTCGTCGCAAAGCTGGCGACGCAACTTTCCTCGACGCAGTAGGTAATTCAGATGAGCAATAG
- a CDS encoding MBL fold metallo-hydrolase has protein sequence MNTQSQIKVDQERSVHYPLADQLPQNGQCIELAKGVYWLRMRLPFALDHINLWLLQDEMDGVSGWTIVDCGIANEETKAAWGQIFATQLKGLPILRVIVTHMHPDHIGLSQWLCERWNVRLWISMTDYLTAQWLSHKEGGAAIGSKAGSGGSADHFQKHGLTAPEDLEKIRGRSNYFSNMVPGVPRQYRRIIDGEQIAIGGHDWQVIMGFGHAPEHASLFCKDLGVLISGDMLLPRISTNVSVYDADPDADPLGLYLDSLERFLPLPDDTLVLPSHGKPFQGMKARVAQLKLHHDERLAETMAACQKPVHAREIVPVLFRRELDIHQMTFAMGEAIAHLNYLLRRGKLRRQLCDDGVLRFSVV, from the coding sequence ATGAATACACAAAGCCAAATCAAAGTCGATCAAGAACGCTCCGTTCATTATCCCTTAGCTGATCAACTGCCGCAGAATGGCCAATGCATTGAGCTTGCTAAAGGCGTGTATTGGCTCAGAATGCGACTGCCATTTGCTTTGGATCATATTAACTTGTGGCTTTTGCAAGACGAAATGGATGGTGTTTCTGGTTGGACAATTGTGGATTGTGGCATTGCTAATGAAGAGACTAAGGCGGCATGGGGGCAGATTTTTGCAACCCAGTTGAAAGGCCTGCCAATATTACGCGTGATCGTTACGCACATGCATCCCGATCATATTGGTTTGTCGCAGTGGTTATGCGAGCGTTGGAATGTTCGTTTGTGGATATCAATGACCGATTATTTAACGGCGCAGTGGTTAAGTCACAAAGAGGGTGGGGCTGCGATTGGTAGTAAAGCAGGTAGCGGAGGTTCAGCCGATCATTTTCAGAAACATGGTTTAACTGCTCCTGAGGATCTAGAAAAAATTCGGGGACGGTCAAATTATTTCAGCAATATGGTTCCAGGAGTGCCAAGACAATATCGTCGAATTATTGATGGCGAGCAAATTGCTATTGGGGGACATGATTGGCAAGTCATCATGGGGTTTGGACATGCGCCTGAACACGCCTCTCTTTTTTGTAAAGACTTGGGCGTTTTAATCTCAGGAGATATGTTGTTACCTCGGATCTCTACTAATGTCAGTGTGTATGACGCTGACCCTGATGCAGATCCATTGGGTTTGTATTTAGATTCTTTGGAGCGATTTTTACCATTGCCCGATGACACTTTGGTATTGCCGTCTCATGGCAAACCTTTTCAAGGCATGAAAGCCAGAGTTGCTCAGCTAAAGCTGCATCACGATGAACGTCTGGCAGAAACCATGGCAGCTTGCCAAAAGCCTGTTCATGCGAGAGAGATAGTGCCAGTCTTATTTAGACGAGAACTGGATATTCACCAAATGACTTTTGCTATGGGTGAGGCTATTGCTCATCTGAATTACCTACTGCGTCGAGGAAAGTTGCGTCGCCAGCTTTGCGACGACGGGGTTTTGCGGTTTTCCGTGGTTTAG
- a CDS encoding DUF1289 domain-containing protein, whose protein sequence is MTTVPSPCNNFCEIDPQNGYCRGCYRTLTEITSWSVMTDAEKLAVYAHLSERRPQ, encoded by the coding sequence TTGACAACTGTTCCATCGCCTTGTAATAACTTCTGCGAAATTGATCCTCAAAATGGATATTGCCGTGGTTGTTACCGTACGCTTACAGAAATTACAAGCTGGTCCGTAATGACTGATGCGGAAAAACTTGCGGTCTACGCTCACCTTTCTGAACGTAGACCTCAATAA
- the acuI gene encoding acrylyl-CoA reductase (NADPH) yields the protein MFKAILVNKDDQGYRAELAQVDESSLPEGDVRVKVLYSTLNYKDGLAITGKGPVVRSFPMVPGIDFAGEVLESSSPDFKVGDMVLLNGWGVGEGHWGGLAQQAQVKADWLIPLPKGLTAKQALAIGTAGYTAMLCVMALEKHGTKPSDGEVLVTGAAGGVGSIAIALLSKLGFKVVASTGRMAEAEYLKKLGAAEVIDRASLSAPGKPLAKERWAAVVDSVGSHTLANACAQTKSDGAVAACGLAQGMDFPSTVAPFILRGVTLYGINSVTVPRGKRIAAYEQLSKLLDLKTLDEISHEISLADSIEYAQKLMAGNVRGRLIVDVNR from the coding sequence ATGTTTAAGGCCATTTTAGTAAATAAGGATGATCAGGGTTATCGGGCTGAATTGGCTCAGGTTGATGAATCCAGCCTTCCCGAGGGGGATGTCAGGGTAAAAGTGCTGTATTCCACCCTAAATTACAAAGATGGCCTAGCAATCACTGGCAAAGGCCCAGTAGTTCGTAGTTTTCCGATGGTGCCCGGCATTGATTTTGCTGGCGAGGTATTGGAGAGCAGCAGTCCTGACTTTAAGGTTGGCGACATGGTGCTTCTCAATGGTTGGGGCGTAGGCGAGGGCCATTGGGGTGGTTTGGCACAACAAGCCCAAGTGAAGGCAGATTGGCTTATTCCATTACCAAAGGGCTTAACTGCCAAGCAAGCGCTTGCTATCGGTACTGCTGGCTATACTGCAATGTTGTGTGTCATGGCGCTAGAAAAGCATGGAACTAAACCGAGTGATGGCGAGGTCTTGGTGACGGGCGCAGCCGGTGGTGTTGGGAGTATTGCGATTGCTTTGCTGAGTAAATTGGGTTTTAAGGTGGTGGCGAGTACGGGACGAATGGCAGAAGCAGAGTATTTAAAAAAATTGGGCGCCGCTGAAGTGATTGACCGCGCAAGTTTATCTGCACCAGGCAAGCCGCTTGCCAAAGAGCGTTGGGCTGCGGTTGTTGATAGTGTGGGTAGCCATACTCTTGCGAATGCTTGTGCGCAGACTAAGAGTGATGGCGCCGTAGCAGCCTGCGGTCTTGCGCAAGGAATGGACTTTCCCTCAACGGTTGCACCATTTATTTTGCGTGGTGTCACTTTGTACGGTATCAATAGCGTTACTGTGCCACGTGGTAAACGGATTGCTGCCTATGAGCAACTCAGCAAATTGCTGGATCTGAAAACGCTGGATGAGATCTCACACGAAATTAGTTTGGCAGACTCAATTGAGTATGCACAAAAGCTGATGGCAGGAAATGTGCGTGGACGTTTGATTGTCGACGTTAATCGTTAA
- a CDS encoding flavin reductase family protein has product MSPFTSQDLRKGFSSFATGVTVITCIDDSQQAHGITISSFNTVSLEPPLILWSLKKHSHLMPFFEVGHRQLIHVLTREQESLAMHFATVKENQFDGVAHRVTANGLTQIEDCVAYYECETISVYAGGDHNIIVAKVLQLQNHQEREPLIFAKSKFVGLDFAQSTL; this is encoded by the coding sequence GTGAGCCCCTTTACCTCGCAAGATCTTCGCAAGGGGTTTTCTTCTTTTGCAACCGGGGTCACGGTCATCACCTGCATAGATGACAGCCAACAAGCCCATGGCATCACCATCAGCTCCTTCAATACGGTCTCTCTCGAGCCGCCACTAATTTTGTGGAGCTTAAAAAAACATTCACACTTAATGCCATTCTTTGAAGTTGGGCATCGACAATTAATTCATGTTCTTACAAGAGAGCAAGAATCACTAGCAATGCATTTTGCTACCGTCAAGGAAAATCAGTTTGATGGTGTAGCCCACCGTGTCACTGCAAATGGACTGACACAAATTGAGGATTGTGTTGCCTATTATGAGTGCGAGACCATCTCCGTATATGCCGGGGGCGATCACAATATTATTGTTGCTAAGGTACTTCAGCTCCAAAATCATCAGGAGCGTGAGCCTCTCATTTTTGCCAAGAGCAAATTTGTTGGCCTTGATTTCGCTCAAAGCACTCTTTGA